A window of Acidobacteriota bacterium contains these coding sequences:
- a CDS encoding TlpA family protein disulfide reductase, translating to MPEPTPQTTPNRKSSAWNWVIIGIIIIGGLVYLAFSHEKTMANQPVAEANGSPANAILETGNPVGRTAPDWTLPTPSGKTLNLAQFAGHPVVLDFWATWCGPCNVERPWWEQLQKQYAGQGLVIIGISEDSSINDVSNFLAKHPTNYRMVWDNQSLQATYGVPFGLPTTLFINKEGKITQRVTGLEGLAELDKAIRGIL from the coding sequence GTGCCCGAGCCGACACCACAAACTACCCCGAACCGAAAATCCAGCGCGTGGAATTGGGTCATTATCGGGATCATCATCATTGGCGGACTGGTATACCTCGCCTTCAGCCATGAGAAGACCATGGCCAACCAGCCGGTCGCCGAGGCCAACGGCTCGCCGGCGAACGCAATTCTGGAAACGGGCAATCCGGTTGGCCGCACAGCGCCGGACTGGACACTACCGACTCCAAGTGGCAAGACGCTGAACCTGGCGCAATTTGCGGGGCATCCGGTGGTGCTCGATTTCTGGGCGACCTGGTGCGGACCGTGCAATGTCGAGCGGCCCTGGTGGGAGCAGTTGCAGAAACAGTACGCCGGGCAGGGGCTGGTGATCATCGGCATTTCCGAAGACAGCTCGATCAACGACGTCAGCAACTTTCTGGCGAAGCACCCGACGAACTACCGGATGGTCTGGGACAATCAGTCGCTGCAGGCCACGTACGGTGTGCCATTCGGGCTGCCGACGACATTATTTATCAATAAAGAGGGCAAGATCACACAGCGGGTGACGGGCCTCGAAGGCTTGGCAGAACTGGATAAGGCGATCCGTGGAATCCTGTAA
- a CDS encoding cytochrome c biogenesis protein CcdA, with protein MQAAANASVVYAFAAGLLSFLSPCVLPLVPGYVSLLSGGITQNLPGEGQAAPQPGGGGVAVATSTEAGSRVAVRHARGVLIANSIFFILGFSLVFIALGATATSVGQALRTHQELFSEIGGIIVILFGLHLLGVVRISALYGDKRVHKKISVSSGLGAFVVGFTFAFGWTPCIGPMLATILLLAANVGTVSHGIFLLAVYSAGLAVPFLLTTLAIDRFATFYKGFRQHLGTVERISGVLLLLIGALLLTHRFTMISGYLAQIPFFNKLML; from the coding sequence ATGCAAGCCGCCGCCAACGCCAGTGTCGTGTACGCCTTTGCCGCAGGGCTGCTTTCCTTTCTGTCCCCGTGCGTGCTGCCGCTGGTGCCGGGGTATGTTTCGCTGCTCTCCGGCGGGATTACACAGAACTTGCCCGGAGAGGGGCAGGCGGCACCACAACCGGGCGGCGGAGGGGTGGCAGTGGCCACTTCCACGGAGGCCGGCAGCCGAGTTGCCGTGCGGCACGCCCGCGGCGTGCTGATCGCCAACTCGATTTTCTTCATTCTCGGATTTTCGCTGGTGTTTATTGCCCTGGGGGCAACGGCAACCTCGGTGGGGCAGGCGCTGCGGACACATCAGGAGCTGTTCAGCGAGATTGGCGGCATTATCGTCATTCTGTTTGGGCTGCACCTTCTGGGCGTGGTGCGGATCAGCGCACTCTACGGGGACAAAAGGGTACACAAGAAGATCAGTGTCAGCAGCGGACTGGGCGCTTTTGTGGTCGGCTTTACGTTCGCCTTCGGCTGGACGCCGTGCATTGGGCCGATGCTGGCGACGATTCTGCTGCTGGCGGCGAATGTGGGAACGGTCAGCCACGGGATTTTTCTGCTGGCGGTGTACTCGGCGGGACTGGCGGTGCCATTTCTGCTGACGACGCTGGCGATTGACCGATTTGCTACGTTCTATAAGGGATTCCGGCAGCACTTGGGAACCGTGGAGCGGATTTCGGGCGTGCTGCTGCTGCTGATTGGCGCCCTGCTGCTGACGCACCGGTTCACCATGATTTCCGGTTACTTGGCGCAAATCCCGTTTTTCAATAAGCTAATGCTGTAG
- a CDS encoding PIN domain-containing protein, whose amino-acid sequence MIVIADSSVMITLLDRSEIEHRRLRALYKRTGEHWLLPSAILPEVDYLISVRLAASVQAAWLDDLAQGTYTVAWNDQSDLAAAIALNLRYADLGLGLVDALVMATAERLHATAIVTLDLRHFAAVQLKGNPRLWPRDA is encoded by the coding sequence GTGATCGTTATCGCCGATTCCAGCGTGATGATCACACTCCTGGACCGGAGTGAAATCGAGCACAGGCGTTTGCGCGCGCTTTACAAGCGAACCGGCGAACACTGGCTGTTGCCGTCGGCCATTTTGCCCGAAGTCGATTACCTCATCAGCGTGCGACTGGCCGCCTCGGTTCAGGCAGCCTGGCTCGACGACCTGGCCCAGGGTACGTATACGGTCGCCTGGAACGATCAATCGGACTTGGCTGCGGCCATCGCGCTGAATCTCCGTTACGCGGATCTGGGCCTGGGCCTGGTCGATGCCCTGGTAATGGCCACCGCCGAGCGTCTCCACGCCACCGCCATCGTCACCCTCGACCTCCGCCATTTCGCCGCCGTGCAGTTGAAAGGCAACCCCCGCCTCTGGCCCCGCGACGCCTGA
- the ggt gene encoding gamma-glutamyltransferase, producing MTRNLTLTGAGPGVAAPRHPLDARPGWGLRDPRPGLRVACVIATALALPVLGQHLPALGAHGAVSSAEAHASQAGIAIMKEGGNAVDAAVAVGFALAVTHSDAGNIGGGGFMLIRQADGQSYFVDFREEAPGKATPTMYQDAQGNIVKGRSLNGMLASGIPGTVAGLVSAQKRLGKLTLAQDMAPAIRLAEDGFPLDTHEARLMRAGKLANYPNSHQIFQRNGNYYQAGDIFKQPELAATLREIARGGAAAFYRGPIAHKLAAFEAAHGGLITLKDMEHYQAIWRKPLEMDYHGYHIISSPPPSSGGVVIFEMLNMLNHSQFVPDGMDSAAALHDEIEAMRRAFADRAVYLGDPGFAKLPLATLLSPEYAAKRWASVKPEQASLSSEVGAGPVPNWNGDTETTHYSVVDRAGDAVGVTYTLNFYFGSGVTPSGLGFLLNDEMDDFTSKPGSPNGFGLIQGKVNDIEPYKRPLSSMTPTIVAKNGKLFLVVGSPGGPRIITSVFEVMTDVLDFGLKVQQAVDAPRFHQQWMPKAVYLEGPDRFSPDTIALLAKMGYPLKIGRTWCDVEAIEIDPKTGMRMAATDPRADGAAVAY from the coding sequence ATGACTAGGAATCTGACATTGACTGGCGCGGGGCCGGGCGTGGCTGCGCCACGCCACCCGCTTGACGCTCGGCCGGGCTGGGGGCTCCGGGATCCCCGGCCCGGCCTCCGGGTTGCCTGTGTAATTGCCACCGCACTGGCGCTGCCGGTCCTGGGCCAACACCTGCCGGCGCTGGGCGCGCACGGCGCGGTTTCGAGCGCGGAGGCTCATGCCAGCCAGGCGGGCATTGCGATCATGAAAGAGGGCGGGAACGCGGTAGACGCGGCGGTAGCCGTGGGCTTTGCGCTGGCGGTGACGCACTCGGACGCCGGCAACATCGGCGGCGGAGGGTTCATGCTCATCCGCCAGGCGGATGGGCAGAGCTATTTCGTGGACTTCCGCGAAGAGGCGCCGGGGAAAGCGACGCCGACGATGTACCAGGACGCGCAGGGCAACATCGTCAAAGGCCGGAGTCTGAACGGCATGCTGGCCTCGGGCATTCCGGGAACGGTCGCCGGGTTGGTGTCGGCGCAGAAGCGGCTGGGGAAGCTGACGCTGGCGCAGGACATGGCGCCGGCCATCCGGCTGGCGGAGGATGGATTTCCGCTGGATACGCACGAGGCACGGCTGATGCGGGCAGGCAAGCTGGCGAACTATCCCAACAGCCACCAGATTTTTCAGCGCAACGGCAACTATTACCAGGCCGGCGACATTTTCAAGCAGCCGGAGCTGGCGGCGACGCTCAGGGAGATTGCGCGAGGCGGCGCGGCGGCGTTTTACCGGGGGCCGATTGCGCACAAGCTGGCGGCGTTTGAGGCGGCACATGGCGGGCTGATCACGCTGAAGGACATGGAGCATTACCAGGCTATCTGGCGCAAGCCGCTGGAGATGGACTATCACGGCTATCACATCATCAGCTCGCCGCCGCCGTCGTCGGGCGGAGTGGTGATCTTCGAGATGCTGAACATGCTGAATCATTCGCAGTTCGTGCCGGACGGGATGGATTCAGCGGCGGCGCTGCACGATGAGATCGAAGCCATGCGGCGGGCATTTGCCGACCGCGCGGTGTATTTGGGTGATCCGGGATTCGCCAAGCTGCCGTTGGCCACGCTGCTCAGCCCGGAATATGCAGCCAAACGGTGGGCGAGCGTCAAGCCCGAGCAGGCGAGCCTGAGCAGCGAAGTGGGCGCCGGGCCGGTGCCCAACTGGAATGGCGACACGGAAACGACGCATTATTCCGTGGTCGATCGGGCTGGGGATGCGGTGGGCGTGACCTATACGCTGAATTTTTACTTTGGGTCGGGCGTGACGCCGAGCGGGCTGGGATTTTTGCTGAACGACGAGATGGATGACTTCACGTCAAAGCCGGGATCGCCGAACGGGTTCGGGCTGATTCAGGGCAAGGTGAACGACATTGAGCCGTACAAGCGGCCGCTGTCGTCGATGACGCCGACGATAGTGGCCAAGAATGGCAAGTTGTTTCTGGTAGTGGGGTCGCCGGGCGGACCGCGGATTATTACGTCGGTGTTTGAGGTCATGACCGACGTGCTCGACTTCGGGCTGAAGGTGCAGCAGGCGGTGGACGCACCGCGCTTCCACCAGCAATGGATGCCGAAGGCGGTGTACCTGGAAGGACCGGACCGGTTCTCACCCGACACCATCGCGCTCCTGGCGAAGATGGGCTATCCGCTGAAGATCGGCCGGACGTGGTGCGATGTGGAAGCGATCGAGATCGACCCCAAGACCGGCATGCGGATGGCGGCAACGGACCCGCGCGCGGACGGCGCCGCGGTGGCGTACTGA
- a CDS encoding prephenate dehydrogenase gives MQRVLIIGTGLIGASVGLALRAAGFQGDIAGWDRNPAEAETALRLQAVDAVAAEPVAAAKASDVIVLATPVLAILEWMLRLGPELREGQLVTDVGSTKQQICACAVANYNRPGRAEFLPGHPMAGKETFGAAVAEAGLFQGAMWLFTPLGDAGGEWRSWVAKFGCRTLDLKPGRHDELVAWASHLPQFLATALTAALEDEFGASQDLRAVGGRAMREMTRLGASPYSMWRDIAETNIKPIAATLQAMEKRLAQVRKQLAKASLRDEFDRANRFRGRF, from the coding sequence ATGCAGCGGGTTCTGATTATCGGCACCGGGCTGATCGGCGCCTCGGTGGGCCTGGCGCTGCGCGCGGCGGGCTTTCAAGGCGACATTGCCGGGTGGGACCGGAATCCAGCAGAAGCGGAGACCGCGCTGCGATTGCAGGCGGTCGATGCCGTCGCAGCGGAACCGGTGGCGGCGGCCAAGGCCAGCGATGTGATTGTATTGGCGACGCCGGTGCTGGCGATTCTGGAATGGATGCTGCGGCTGGGGCCGGAACTGCGCGAAGGCCAGCTTGTGACGGATGTGGGCAGCACCAAACAACAGATTTGCGCCTGCGCGGTGGCAAACTACAACCGGCCGGGACGGGCGGAATTTTTGCCGGGGCATCCGATGGCGGGCAAGGAAACGTTCGGAGCCGCGGTGGCCGAAGCTGGACTGTTTCAGGGCGCGATGTGGCTTTTTACTCCGCTGGGAGATGCAGGCGGGGAATGGCGAAGCTGGGTGGCAAAGTTTGGCTGCCGGACGCTTGATCTCAAGCCGGGGCGGCACGATGAACTGGTGGCGTGGGCGAGCCATTTGCCACAGTTTCTGGCAACGGCGCTGACGGCGGCACTGGAGGACGAGTTTGGAGCGTCGCAGGATCTGCGTGCCGTAGGTGGACGGGCGATGCGAGAGATGACGCGGCTGGGCGCGAGCCCGTACTCGATGTGGCGCGACATCGCGGAGACCAATATCAAGCCCATAGCAGCGACACTGCAAGCGATGGAAAAACGGCTGGCGCAGGTCCGCAAACAGCTGGCGAAAGCATCACTGCGCGACGAGTTCGACCGGGCGAATCGCTTTCGCGGACGCTTTTAA
- a CDS encoding tetratricopeptide repeat protein — MQRLFYSRRDLLRMLHLRPRQLARWEHNGLFPRRDRYEWQDLLRARALRQYDSANIRSGVVATSLRAASEREPALAEDPSSNARLGVFAGRVELRYAGVYMDALSGQLRLPFEIGGEPPAPVRASTDAKQARAERKREEAEQWFAFGLSLEGDPELRDQAAAAYEHCLLLDHGFLSAYINLGTLRYHQKDFAAAEQCYRKALDLDPTYALGHFNLGNVLDETGHLPDAIAAYLTAVQLVPAYADAHYNLALAYQRLGQPRRAVPHWREYLGLDRSSPWAQHARAQLKQALARDALQLVESKNVC; from the coding sequence ATGCAACGCCTCTTCTATTCCCGCCGCGATCTGCTGCGCATGTTGCACTTGCGCCCGCGCCAGCTTGCCCGCTGGGAGCACAATGGCCTGTTCCCCCGCCGCGACCGCTACGAGTGGCAGGACCTGCTCCGCGCCCGTGCCCTGCGCCAGTATGATTCGGCAAACATTCGCTCCGGCGTGGTGGCCACCAGCCTGCGCGCCGCCAGCGAGCGCGAGCCGGCACTGGCCGAGGATCCTTCCAGCAACGCCCGCCTGGGCGTCTTCGCCGGTCGCGTCGAGCTGCGCTATGCCGGCGTCTATATGGATGCCCTCAGCGGCCAGCTCCGCTTGCCTTTCGAGATCGGCGGTGAGCCGCCCGCGCCCGTGCGTGCTTCCACCGACGCCAAACAGGCGCGCGCCGAGCGCAAGCGCGAGGAGGCCGAGCAGTGGTTCGCCTTCGGCCTCTCGCTCGAGGGTGATCCCGAGCTGCGCGACCAGGCCGCCGCCGCCTACGAGCACTGTCTCCTGTTAGATCACGGTTTTCTCAGTGCCTACATCAATCTCGGCACGCTGCGCTACCATCAGAAGGATTTTGCCGCCGCCGAGCAGTGCTACCGCAAGGCCCTCGATCTCGACCCCACCTATGCTCTCGGCCACTTCAACCTCGGCAATGTGCTCGACGAAACCGGCCATCTTCCCGATGCCATCGCCGCCTATCTCACCGCTGTCCAGCTCGTACCTGCCTACGCCGACGCCCACTACAACCTCGCCCTCGCCTACCAGCGCCTCGGCCAGCCCCGCCGCGCCGTACCCCACTGGCGCGAATACCTCGGCCTCGACCGCTCCAGCCCCTGGGCCCAACACGCCCGCGCCCAGCTCAAGCAGGCCCTCGCTCGCGACGCCCTCCAGCTCGTCGAGTCGAAGAACGTATGCTAG
- a CDS encoding glycine C-acetyltransferase has translation MARPQLKYLADELQQLEQKGLRFKLRVLSGEQLPVATFDGKRVINLSSNNYLGLCTHPKLRAAALQATEKLGVGSGAVRTISGTMDIHMELERYIAQFKHTEASVVFQSGFTANAGTVGALMGRNDFIVSDELNHASIIDGARLSRATIKVFPHKDVNAAEAILKELAPQPGRKLLITDGVFSMDGDIAPLPDLCTVAEKYGAVMMVDDAHASGVLGKNGRGTVDHFGVHGRVDVQVGTLSKAIGSLGGYVAGTNDLIEFLHLRGRPFLFSTSHPPSVAASCLAAFQVLEAEPERIQKMWDNTKFFKAGLTKLGFDTGASETPITPIMIGDGRKAMEFSRALFQNGLFVTGLAFPTVPEGKARLRTIVTATHTEAELAEALGILEKVGKAQGLI, from the coding sequence ATGGCGCGTCCACAACTGAAATATCTGGCTGACGAACTGCAGCAGTTGGAGCAGAAGGGGCTGCGGTTCAAGCTCCGGGTGCTGTCGGGCGAACAGCTTCCGGTGGCAACGTTTGACGGCAAGCGCGTCATTAACCTGAGCTCGAACAACTACCTGGGGCTGTGCACGCACCCGAAGCTGCGCGCGGCGGCGCTCCAGGCAACGGAAAAGCTGGGGGTGGGGTCGGGTGCGGTGCGGACCATCAGCGGGACGATGGACATCCACATGGAGCTGGAGCGGTATATCGCCCAGTTCAAGCACACCGAAGCCTCGGTGGTGTTTCAGAGCGGGTTCACGGCCAACGCGGGGACGGTGGGCGCGCTCATGGGGCGCAACGATTTCATCGTGAGCGATGAGCTGAACCACGCCAGCATTATTGATGGCGCGCGGCTGTCGCGGGCGACGATCAAGGTGTTTCCCCATAAAGATGTGAACGCGGCCGAAGCGATTCTGAAAGAACTGGCGCCGCAGCCGGGGCGGAAGCTGCTGATCACCGACGGGGTGTTCAGCATGGACGGCGACATTGCGCCGCTGCCGGACCTGTGCACGGTGGCGGAGAAATACGGCGCGGTGATGATGGTCGATGATGCGCATGCCTCGGGGGTGCTGGGCAAGAACGGGCGCGGGACGGTGGATCACTTTGGGGTGCATGGACGGGTCGATGTACAGGTGGGAACGCTGTCGAAGGCGATCGGGTCGCTGGGAGGGTATGTGGCTGGGACGAATGATCTGATCGAGTTTCTGCACCTGCGCGGGCGGCCGTTTCTGTTCTCGACGTCGCATCCGCCGTCGGTGGCGGCAAGCTGCCTGGCGGCATTTCAGGTGCTCGAGGCCGAACCGGAGCGGATACAGAAGATGTGGGACAACACCAAGTTTTTCAAAGCTGGGCTGACCAAGCTGGGCTTCGATACGGGCGCGAGCGAGACGCCGATTACGCCCATCATGATCGGGGACGGGCGCAAAGCGATGGAGTTTTCGCGGGCGCTGTTCCAGAACGGGCTGTTTGTGACCGGCCTTGCGTTTCCGACCGTGCCGGAAGGGAAAGCGCGGCTGCGGACGATTGTGACGGCGACGCATACGGAGGCGGAACTCGCGGAGGCGTTGGGGATACTGGAAAAGGTTGGGAAGGCGCAGGGACTGATATAG